One genomic window of Magnolia sinica isolate HGM2019 chromosome 3, MsV1, whole genome shotgun sequence includes the following:
- the LOC131241547 gene encoding coiled-coil domain-containing protein SCD2-like, with the protein MSNHNRAGSNMRFISAAPSLKLLELSDDEADDVHFKRAWLIFFWARAVIHGVENDIAEDRLQYWISRTGRPTLQDAVTARRDMLQLRELEIELEQ; encoded by the exons ATGAGTAATCACAATCGCGCAGGCAGCAATATGCGATTCATATCAG CTGCCCCATCTCTGAAACTACTTG AATTAAGTGACGACGAAGCAGACGACGTCCATTTCAAGAGG GCATGGCTGATATTTTTCTGGGCAAGAGCTGTAATCCATGGTGTGGAAAATGACATTGCTGAAGATCGACTTCAATATTGGATCAGCCGCACTGGCCGGCCGACGTTGCAAGATGCTGTCACTG CCAGACGAGATATGTTGCAGCTGAGGGAGTTGGAGATAGAGCTAGAGCAGTAA
- the LOC131238496 gene encoding coiled-coil domain-containing protein SCD2-like — protein MVDGRKALREMLDWLQEEYEIVCELLYYTKEQWAIADAVAQKYENQSTFESTGQTKDAKDEEIIALREEVEYWKDQLVIVLQQLKEKENEAQSLRSNMRRFFLSEEEMEEVVAKRCWLSRYWGLALHYGNFQSSCLPYLFPEIAKRKHEHWAALAPIPLELVISIGEKTKEDFENQGNDDSKRSKLARDVIKDIKGKLNIESMLAVEKGLRELIFLKVFFYR, from the exons ATGGTAGATGGCCGTAAAGCTCTTCGAGAGATG CTTGATTGGCTACAAGAAGAGTATGAGATTGTTTGTGAGTTG CTTTATTACACGAAAGAGCAATGGGCGATAGCAGATGCTGTAGCTCAGAAATATGAAAATCAG TCTACTTTTGAATCCACTGGCCAAACTAAGGATGCGAAAGATGAAGAAATCATTGCTCTTCGGGAGGAAGTTGAG TATTGGAAAGACCAGCTGGTGATTGTATTGCAACAGCTCAAAGAAAAAGAGAACGAAGCACAATCTCTTCGATCAAACATGCGTAGATTTTTCCTAAGTGAGGAAGAAATG GAAGAAGTTGTTGCTAAGAGGTGTTGGCTTTCTCGTTATTGGGGTCTAGCTCTTCATTATGGTAATTTTCAATCTTCTTG TCTTCCAT atcTCTTTCCAGAGATTGCAAAGCGGAAACATGAGCACTGGGCAGCATTAGCGCCTATTCCTCTTGAACTGGTCATTTCTATTGGAGAAAAAACTAAGGAAGATTTTGAGAACCAAG GTAACGATGATTCGAAGAGGAGTAAACTTGCACGGGATGTGATTAAAGATATAAAGGGAAAACTCAATATCGAGAGCATGCTTGCAGTTGAGAAAGGATTAAGGGAACTAATTTTTTTGAAGGTATTCTTCTATCGTTGA